A genomic region of Leptolyngbya sp. FACHB-261 contains the following coding sequences:
- a CDS encoding ATP-binding protein: MGKVDFGVLYGQKTTEDALLIYSSYEDAKASPQTGDFIVLTPKNEGNTKYLARVEAEIYDEDPIFKSQDKTLIAVHYARIAERELSERDKQKMFSYTYKVRILGTFTDSGSTISFTTAVRKLPIVSYIARHLNKREIEAILNKTNENGVEIGYLCVGETVFRDKGPILFEIGKLRSRRTMVFAQSGFGKTNLVKVLLYHMTRDTSYGKLIFDLNGEYFLRGTATYGLGDINDDRIRNNVVVYTDKKLPEDYVKQKRFISGGKVALNMHKHLAVGDILNFGAGFSEVMKSFLLYLDEDGVSNFIENIDDYVETPSNLYRDFSDFFGEQKKDSKGNPKEDVSARKTIMAIRKRIRHLIDEGTLHSKASKLLEDVFKYLKEGKTVIIDLSLKDNMDASIISTILVRKLFEGNKENFTSDEPDKVVNAVVFVEEAQNVLSQEFVKSNANPFVRVAKEGRKFGLGLVAVTQRPSAISDEIRTQAENFFAFHMGNSDDIKALVKSNINYDGVISNFIQRETIAGNLYMVSSDQAFALPVRVTEFEKLVEEKVYSETRFKD, from the coding sequence ATGGGAAAAGTTGATTTTGGTGTTCTTTACGGTCAAAAAACAACTGAGGATGCACTACTGATATACTCCTCTTATGAGGATGCTAAAGCTAGTCCACAAACTGGAGATTTCATTGTATTAACCCCAAAAAATGAGGGCAATACAAAATACTTGGCAAGGGTCGAGGCTGAAATCTATGACGAAGACCCTATTTTTAAGTCACAAGATAAAACTTTGATCGCTGTACATTACGCCAGGATTGCAGAAAGGGAGCTTTCTGAACGGGACAAGCAAAAGATGTTCAGCTACACTTATAAAGTGCGAATTCTAGGTACGTTTACAGATAGTGGTTCTACAATTTCTTTCACAACTGCTGTAAGAAAACTACCAATTGTTTCTTACATTGCAAGGCATTTAAACAAACGCGAAATAGAAGCAATCCTCAACAAAACGAATGAAAATGGTGTTGAGATTGGATACCTTTGTGTAGGAGAAACTGTCTTTAGAGATAAAGGGCCAATTCTATTTGAGATTGGAAAACTGCGTAGCAGACGCACAATGGTTTTTGCTCAGTCAGGTTTTGGAAAGACCAATCTCGTTAAAGTACTTCTCTACCATATGACTCGCGATACGTCATACGGGAAGTTGATTTTTGATCTAAATGGCGAATATTTCTTGCGTGGCACAGCTACATATGGATTAGGAGATATCAATGATGACCGAATTCGAAATAATGTCGTTGTATATACCGATAAGAAATTGCCGGAAGACTATGTGAAACAGAAGCGATTTATTTCTGGTGGCAAAGTTGCCCTCAATATGCACAAGCACTTAGCGGTGGGCGACATATTAAACTTCGGGGCTGGTTTTTCTGAAGTCATGAAATCTTTTCTTCTGTATCTTGATGAAGACGGCGTGTCTAACTTTATTGAGAATATTGATGACTATGTTGAAACTCCAAGTAACCTTTATCGAGACTTTTCTGACTTCTTTGGTGAACAGAAAAAGGATTCAAAGGGAAACCCTAAAGAAGATGTTTCTGCTCGAAAAACAATTATGGCGATTCGGAAAAGAATCCGTCATTTAATTGATGAAGGTACCTTACATTCTAAAGCATCGAAACTCTTGGAAGATGTATTCAAATATTTAAAGGAAGGAAAGACTGTCATTATTGACTTATCTCTGAAAGATAATATGGATGCTAGCATCATTTCAACTATCTTAGTTCGCAAGCTGTTTGAAGGTAACAAGGAGAATTTCACCTCGGATGAGCCAGACAAAGTCGTTAATGCTGTCGTCTTTGTGGAAGAGGCTCAAAATGTTCTGTCTCAAGAGTTTGTTAAGTCAAATGCGAATCCATTTGTCAGAGTAGCAAAGGAAGGCCGTAAATTTGGACTCGGCTTAGTTGCTGTAACGCAGCGCCCTTCTGCAATTTCTGATGAAATTCGAACTCAAGCAGAAAATTTCTTTGCTTTTCATATGGGCAATTCTGATGACATTAAGGCACTTGTGAAGTCCAATATCAACTACGATGGAGTAATCTCAAACTTTATCCAACGTGAGACAATCGCAGGTAATCTCTATATGGTTTCTTCAGATCAAGCTTTTGCCCTTCCTGTTCGGGTTACTGAATTTGAAAAACTGGTAGAAGAGAAAGTGTATTCAGAGACCAGATTTAAAGATTGA
- a CDS encoding Rho termination factor N-terminal domain-containing protein, which translates to MSNPRDIGNLMHLYLDEISPGNGTDAPEFLLKASANLLNQKGGRNWIPVIVKETGEDKYEVIGNSFVYAVAEKAGLERIWCIIADDSSDTVEITKVLAGEEVPKINLSKASRDEIMAALQYLIEQPASALKTVKLAVATNRIDEAPRQYWKNFEPITNLKCGITKGKKLDALKQVFYLTPQTMPDTITDADILKTMSTADLKGMAKKRGIAGLSKMKKDELVVALSKN; encoded by the coding sequence ATGAGTAATCCCAGAGATATTGGCAACTTGATGCATCTATACCTAGATGAGATCAGCCCTGGCAACGGAACCGATGCCCCTGAGTTTTTGCTCAAAGCGTCCGCCAATCTGCTCAATCAAAAAGGGGGACGAAACTGGATCCCAGTCATCGTCAAAGAAACCGGCGAAGACAAGTACGAAGTCATCGGCAACTCCTTCGTCTATGCTGTTGCTGAAAAGGCTGGCTTAGAGCGCATTTGGTGCATTATTGCTGACGACAGCAGCGATACAGTCGAGATTACCAAAGTACTTGCAGGCGAAGAGGTACCCAAAATCAACCTCTCCAAAGCTTCTAGAGACGAGATTATGGCAGCCCTGCAATACTTAATTGAGCAACCCGCCAGCGCTCTCAAGACCGTCAAACTGGCCGTTGCGACCAATAGAATCGATGAAGCTCCCCGTCAATACTGGAAGAACTTCGAGCCCATCACAAACCTAAAGTGCGGCATCACCAAAGGCAAAAAACTTGACGCTCTCAAGCAAGTGTTTTATCTGACACCTCAAACAATGCCAGACACCATCACCGACGCAGACATTCTCAAAACGATGTCAACAGCGGATTTAAAAGGAATGGCCAAGAAACGCGGTATTGCTGGTCTAAGCAAGATGAAAAAGGATGAACTCGTCGTTGCCCTGAGTAAGAATTGA
- a CDS encoding glucose 1-dehydrogenase, translating to MSALTGKVAIVTGSSRGIGRAIAERLGKDGANVVVTYVGNRDKAEEVVSAIQATGAEAIAIQADMRSLTDIGKLFQQTLERFGKLDILVNNAAGKNIFKPTAELTEEEYNSMFDITRGVYFALQQAAQHMSDGGRIVNMSTSGTAMAIPSGGAYSGSKAAIEQFSMCLAKELGPRGITVNTVSPGVTATDGLVLEQDQVNQMIAQTPLGRLGQPDDVASAVALLVSDDARWVTGQGLRANGGIV from the coding sequence ATGTCAGCATTGACAGGAAAAGTCGCAATCGTAACCGGCTCATCACGGGGTATTGGACGAGCAATTGCCGAACGCTTAGGCAAAGATGGTGCTAATGTTGTCGTGACTTATGTTGGCAACCGAGACAAAGCAGAAGAAGTTGTGTCAGCCATCCAAGCAACTGGAGCAGAGGCAATTGCCATACAAGCCGACATGAGAAGTCTGACTGATATTGGCAAGCTATTTCAGCAGACACTTGAACGTTTCGGAAAGCTAGATATTCTCGTCAACAATGCCGCTGGCAAAAACATCTTCAAACCCACTGCTGAGCTGACCGAAGAAGAATACAACAGCATGTTTGATATCACCAGAGGCGTTTACTTCGCATTGCAACAGGCCGCGCAGCACATGTCAGACGGAGGGCGCATCGTCAACATGTCTACCAGCGGTACAGCAATGGCAATTCCAAGCGGTGGCGCTTATTCAGGCAGTAAAGCAGCAATTGAGCAGTTCAGCATGTGCCTGGCCAAGGAACTTGGTCCCCGTGGTATCACCGTCAATACCGTTTCTCCCGGCGTGACCGCAACCGATGGACTTGTGCTCGAGCAAGACCAGGTGAATCAAATGATTGCTCAAACTCCCTTGGGACGTTTGGGTCAGCCTGATGATGTTGCCAGTGCTGTTGCCTTATTAGTCTCCGATGACGCCCGTTGGGTAACAGGCCAAGGGCTACGAGCAAACGGCGGCATTGTGTAG
- a CDS encoding Druantia anti-phage system protein DruA, with protein sequence MEEKHKQFLKRKLLKNLKDYGVVWNEKKHQVIVEDFREVQRKLAERTNSKGQEYKNKVQKYLAQPSDINISKINPRLVAVESRAEHQRLWAYATSRWSVPVTVGYGRRLRYFVFDRQNDKLIGIVGLCDPVIGLGTRDDKSIGWTKDQKVQRLYNCMTAYILGAIPPYNKVLGSKLVALTLMFPRVRKDFYQKYKDSSSLISGENKKSHLIYIDTLGAFGKSAIYNRLTNWEFINYTKGQSHLHITANGSWELIKQVVPEDAFETYEFGQGPNWKLRTLRRALRELGLSEEMLSIGWQRGYYRCPLAENWQEYLLGETNRVIWKSFTQRDLVNYWYERWVMPRFDTLQANLESYTDR encoded by the coding sequence ATGGAAGAGAAACACAAGCAATTCCTTAAACGAAAGCTGCTTAAAAATCTAAAAGATTATGGAGTTGTGTGGAACGAAAAAAAACATCAAGTTATTGTTGAAGATTTCAGAGAGGTTCAGCGAAAACTAGCTGAACGGACAAATTCAAAAGGGCAAGAGTATAAAAATAAAGTTCAAAAGTATCTTGCGCAACCATCAGATATTAATATATCTAAAATCAACCCTCGCCTCGTTGCAGTTGAATCTAGAGCCGAACATCAACGTCTTTGGGCATATGCTACATCTCGTTGGTCTGTACCTGTTACAGTTGGGTATGGGAGACGTCTTCGATACTTTGTCTTCGATCGTCAGAATGATAAGTTGATTGGTATAGTTGGTCTTTGTGATCCCGTCATTGGTTTAGGTACTAGGGATGACAAGTCTATTGGATGGACAAAAGATCAAAAAGTGCAGCGCTTATATAATTGCATGACTGCATATATTCTTGGAGCAATTCCGCCTTATAACAAGGTGCTTGGCTCAAAACTGGTAGCTCTTACTTTAATGTTTCCAAGAGTTCGCAAGGACTTCTATCAAAAATATAAAGATAGTTCCTCTCTTATTAGTGGGGAAAATAAAAAATCTCATCTTATTTATATTGATACATTAGGAGCGTTTGGTAAATCAGCGATTTATAATCGGTTGACAAATTGGGAATTTATAAATTATACAAAAGGGCAAAGCCATCTCCACATAACGGCTAATGGTAGTTGGGAATTAATCAAGCAAGTTGTTCCAGAAGATGCTTTTGAAACTTATGAGTTCGGTCAGGGACCAAATTGGAAACTGCGTACATTGAGAAGAGCCTTGCGTGAACTTGGTTTGTCGGAGGAGATGCTTAGTATTGGCTGGCAGAGAGGTTATTACCGTTGTCCTCTAGCTGAGAATTGGCAAGAGTATTTACTGGGAGAGACAAACCGGGTTATATGGAAAAGCTTTACTCAAAGAGATTTAGTGAACTATTGGTACGAAAGATGGGTGATGCCTAGATTTGATACTTTACAAGCTAATTTAGAGTCGTACACTGACCGATAG
- a CDS encoding AAA family ATPase: protein MNTTTISLRAALRSLPENAQEPIVETLFATPLLEALGFQSGEIHPEYNTGDGAVDKAARKTIGDDVFLYTKANPYLLVELKGRDINLSSEAADYQKTVKQLKRYLLAPNCQTVQWGIITNSCHIQLFRKHGRVIFPATQCLSLNEDNVDQVVALIRQKIEKPAKALTIAVYNNKGGVGKTTTTVNLASILTFLGKKVLVIDLDPNQQDLTSSLGLPVSKGDVLNALTEREVKLQSAIRPYSFPLKTKKSELRFDIIPADEGLVEESEALLNQRIKRNALYRKLEPARQEYDYILIDAPPNWRFYSQLAVYAADVVLMPTKHNNLFSLENAATAIKKFIPKTQEEKADGTPVALPIFFNGEKITPPQLAVAQQEINSIIKAVKKEEKFDLLPYFYPRYTNAVRDLHIHQIPSYANIAGAAFSRTPAVYRDRSAHEYYKNLAKEYFLQ from the coding sequence ATGAACACGACAACCATTAGTCTTCGCGCTGCCCTGCGAAGTCTTCCTGAAAATGCCCAGGAACCCATTGTTGAGACGCTTTTTGCAACGCCGCTGCTAGAAGCATTAGGGTTTCAGTCTGGAGAAATTCATCCAGAGTACAACACTGGCGATGGAGCGGTTGATAAAGCCGCCAGAAAAACCATCGGAGACGATGTTTTTCTATATACAAAAGCGAATCCCTATCTCCTAGTTGAGTTGAAAGGGAGAGACATCAACCTATCCAGCGAGGCCGCAGACTATCAAAAGACAGTCAAGCAATTAAAGCGATATCTGCTTGCGCCTAACTGTCAGACAGTCCAGTGGGGAATTATTACCAATTCTTGCCACATTCAACTATTTCGGAAGCATGGGAGAGTAATTTTCCCAGCAACCCAGTGCCTTTCCCTAAACGAAGACAATGTTGATCAAGTCGTTGCTCTCATACGCCAAAAAATTGAAAAGCCAGCCAAGGCCCTGACGATTGCCGTTTACAACAACAAAGGCGGCGTTGGGAAAACAACGACAACCGTTAATCTTGCCAGTATCCTAACTTTTCTAGGCAAGAAAGTCTTGGTGATTGATCTTGACCCCAATCAGCAAGATTTAACAAGTTCTCTAGGTTTACCAGTGAGCAAGGGAGACGTTCTCAATGCTCTTACCGAACGGGAAGTCAAGCTTCAGAGCGCTATCCGTCCCTATTCATTTCCCCTGAAGACCAAAAAATCAGAGCTTAGATTTGACATCATTCCGGCTGATGAAGGATTAGTCGAAGAATCTGAGGCGTTACTAAATCAGCGGATAAAACGCAATGCGCTTTATCGAAAGTTAGAACCGGCAAGACAAGAGTATGACTATATTCTGATAGATGCCCCACCTAATTGGCGTTTTTACAGCCAGCTCGCTGTCTACGCAGCTGATGTCGTTCTCATGCCAACAAAGCATAATAATCTTTTCTCCCTGGAGAATGCCGCAACGGCAATCAAGAAGTTCATCCCTAAAACGCAAGAGGAAAAGGCTGATGGCACTCCCGTCGCCTTGCCAATTTTCTTCAATGGCGAGAAGATTACCCCACCTCAGCTAGCGGTTGCACAGCAGGAAATCAACAGCATTATCAAAGCTGTCAAGAAGGAAGAGAAGTTTGATCTGTTGCCTTACTTCTATCCCAGATACACCAACGCCGTCAGAGATCTCCACATCCATCAAATACCGAGCTACGCTAACATCGCCGGTGCAGCCTTTTCGCGCACGCCCGCAGTCTACCGCGATAGATCGGCTCATGAGTATTACAAAAATCTAGCCAAGGAGTACTTCCTGCAATGA
- a CDS encoding DNA double-strand break repair nuclease NurA, with amino-acid sequence MPRKEIPDSAIELVAKHINTRSNKNHGIPVIGHEENIETPQIFEIIPFDQIDDSEKRFYAIDGSYNSEQFYNGLCLAIYAAGYICFHKGQQIRMNLLDDPVVLGKAYYPQNILITHQDHLIAIYDEFLALEPVKDLLNFLGEAPEKIFPYKKEQICTNLSTLLGFCQEVLEIALILEITNLAETKPGDFILRDGTLRPLQIKQEYLVKLGKYAHENGIKIVAVTKQSPTKMELSYTFRQIDNYLQDQLKHEYPFTETDPRRRKLCCWFEVPDVVLKAAYQGDMFIKKSIRGGRGFGLFFAARLDYVEKLQNYDWLIVDVNIFNAIPKIESKNFERDKAELDSIFKELTRLTQEHYILGYPYPLCEAHNFISLKKNFKEEIIARLKYSLYRDQRMDNVDIENLFLDMHERF; translated from the coding sequence ATGCCCAGAAAAGAAATACCTGATAGTGCTATTGAGTTAGTTGCCAAGCACATCAATACGAGAAGCAATAAGAATCATGGTATTCCCGTAATAGGACATGAGGAAAATATAGAAACTCCTCAAATATTTGAAATCATTCCCTTCGATCAGATTGATGATAGCGAGAAACGATTTTACGCGATTGATGGCAGCTATAATAGCGAACAATTTTACAACGGTTTATGCCTGGCCATTTATGCGGCTGGCTATATTTGCTTTCACAAAGGTCAGCAAATTCGGATGAATTTATTAGATGATCCAGTCGTGCTAGGTAAGGCATATTATCCACAAAATATTCTTATCACACATCAAGACCATTTAATAGCTATTTATGATGAGTTTCTGGCTTTAGAGCCAGTAAAAGATTTGCTCAATTTCCTAGGTGAGGCTCCAGAAAAGATTTTTCCATACAAAAAAGAACAAATTTGCACTAACCTATCAACGTTACTAGGCTTTTGTCAGGAAGTATTAGAGATTGCTCTTATTTTAGAGATCACTAATTTAGCAGAAACGAAGCCAGGAGATTTTATTTTGCGAGATGGTACGCTACGTCCCTTGCAAATTAAACAGGAATACTTAGTGAAGTTAGGAAAGTATGCTCATGAAAACGGTATAAAAATAGTCGCTGTTACCAAACAGTCTCCCACCAAAATGGAGCTTTCCTATACATTTAGGCAGATTGATAACTATCTACAAGATCAGCTTAAGCATGAGTATCCTTTTACAGAAACAGATCCAAGGCGTAGAAAGCTCTGTTGCTGGTTTGAGGTTCCTGATGTAGTTCTCAAAGCAGCATATCAAGGAGACATGTTTATCAAAAAATCTATTCGTGGAGGGCGGGGGTTTGGGTTGTTTTTCGCAGCTAGGTTAGACTATGTTGAAAAGTTGCAAAACTATGACTGGCTCATAGTAGATGTAAATATCTTTAATGCGATTCCAAAGATTGAATCAAAAAATTTTGAAAGAGATAAGGCAGAATTAGACTCGATATTTAAGGAGTTAACTCGCCTTACTCAAGAACACTACATCCTTGGCTATCCTTATCCATTGTGTGAAGCTCATAATTTCATATCACTGAAGAAGAATTTTAAAGAGGAGATAATAGCTCGTCTTAAATACTCACTCTACAGAGATCAAAGAATGGACAATGTTGACATCGAAAATCTTTTTCTGGATATGCACGAAAGATTCTAG
- a CDS encoding helix-turn-helix domain-containing protein — translation MPEGQTEGTRFVQATLKVLGGKWKILILWQLKDEARRFSELKRLMPEISEKVLAQQLRELENDGVVNRKVYPDVPAKVEYSFTDYGKSLEPALKALCEWGQEHLKRVEPVE, via the coding sequence ATGCCGGAAGGGCAAACTGAGGGTACGAGATTTGTTCAGGCTACTTTAAAAGTTCTGGGCGGGAAGTGGAAGATCTTAATTTTATGGCAATTGAAGGATGAGGCAAGACGCTTTAGCGAGTTAAAACGATTGATGCCTGAGATCAGCGAAAAGGTGTTGGCTCAACAGCTTCGAGAATTAGAAAACGATGGAGTTGTTAATCGAAAAGTTTATCCGGATGTTCCTGCCAAGGTTGAATATTCATTTACGGATTATGGTAAAAGCCTTGAGCCTGCGCTGAAAGCTCTTTGTGAATGGGGGCAGGAACATTTGAAGCGAGTGGAGCCTGTAGAGTAG